DNA sequence from the Bubalus bubalis isolate 160015118507 breed Murrah chromosome 24, NDDB_SH_1, whole genome shotgun sequence genome:
tttcCCAAATCATCAGCTGTTGATGACATCTGTAGGCACAAACCTGTACTGTCCAATACAGCATCCGTTAGCCATGTGAGTTCCTGATATATGGAGAGCCCAAACTGATGTGCGTAAATGTAAAGCACACACAGATTCAAAGGCCcatcatgaaaaaattaaaatatctcattGATAATTTTCATATCGATGTTGGATATTTTGGATAAATGAGTTATTAAAATTAGCATCACCTGTTTCATTTCAACACTAGAAAAACTTTGAATAACAGATGTGCCTGGTTCCTTTTGTTTCTATTGGACAGCACCAGTGTATAACCCCTCAGGATGACCGAGCTGCCGGGAGGCCAGTCCCTGGAAAGTTCTGCTGTGATGACTGAGCCTCCACCGCCCTCCCAATTCCAGTTTTAAACTCCAGCTCTGATCTGTGAGTCTCTTCACTTTTTTGAGCCtgtcaggggtgggggtgagggtaggTTTATGCCTGCAGTACATACACTGCATAACATAAAGGTTCCCAGGGCATATAGCGGCAGCCCAGCCCCGTAAACGGCCGGCTCACCCGGTAGCTCTTGCAGGCCTCGTCGGCTGGGGACATGGTGTGGGCCTGGTGCTCCTGCGACTCTCTGCACACCAAGCACACGAGCCGCTGATCATCCTCGCAGAAAAGCCGCAGCGGCTCCCAGTGGCGGCCGCACAGGCCCGCGGGCACGGGGCCCAGGCGCCGGCGCCGCATCCTCTCGGTCAGCCGGGCCAGGGCCCAGTTGGGCCTCATCGAGGCGGGCGCCGACGGCCGCCGACACTCGGGGCAGCGGACGGGATTGCCGCCCGGCGCCCACGTGCGGCACAGGCAGCCGCGGCAGAAGTTGTGGCCGCACTCGATGGACACCGGGTCCTCGAAATAGTCCAGGCAGATGGCGCAGGTCAGCTCCTCCTGGAAGTCCTCGGCCTCCATGCCGCCCCTCTGTCCCGGATGAGTCGCCTGCGGGCGGCGGGCGGTGGCCTTCGGACCCGGGGCCGCCGAACTCCTCTGCGGTTCGCGATCCAGCGGGGGCGCGGGGTTGCGGGAGCGCTACGGCCCTTTCCGCCGGCTCCGGAGCGTGCGAACCGCCGGGTTTCCGCGCGAAAACAGCCCGTAGGAAGTGACAAGACGACGGGCTGCGACGGGACCAACAAGAGCGATGCGGAAGTCCCCCGGGAAGCCTAGAGAGGCTTCGAGGCGAGCGTCGGTTTGCGAGGCGCGCGGGAGTATGGTGCTACCGCAGCTGCAGGCGCTGCTGGTGGAACCAAACGGGGAGGTGCTAATGAACTTGTCCTTCCGGTTCTCCGGCTGCTCCCAGAAGATTTAGGGTCTGGAATCCTAGGCTAGCTGCTGCCCAGAAAGGCATTCCGGGCATTCCTCCATCCCTAGCGGCGTGGAGGGCCAGGCGGAGGACCTGGGGCTGGGGGCGTCTGTGCAGCCCCGCTGCAAGCGGGGCTAAGGAGGCGCCTTGCCCCACAGGCTGGCTTTTTCTGAAGTTGTCTTTTTTTGTTCAGCTTCATTCTGTCAGTACAAAGGCAGACgtacagatacacagacacaggAAAGAAACCCGTTCTTGACCTCCAACCCCGAGGTCTAGCTGAGATGCTCAAAAGGCAGGATTTCTTGCTGCTCCCACAAAACCCACCCACTCAAAGCTCAACTCTCCTGGAGTCTCCTGGGCCGACCGGAGAGCCAGCTTTCTGGGAGGCGAGCAGGAAAGGGAGTGTTTAGCCCCCACGACCTAGTAGGGAGCCCTCTGATCACCCTACCACcctgatttctctttcttccccagcACAGGGGACACCAGGAAGAGGAAGCCCAACCTCAGGGCATGGGGCACACTCAGCCAGTGCAGATAGTGGTTCTAATAATTAAGTTAGGGGGAAGAACCTAGGGTTAGATGGTTTCCCCCAGGTTTGAGACTTCCCACCAGTATTTTAGGTGGTTAGATGCAGAGGAAGTCTGTAGGCTGAGGATGTCCTGTGTCAGCTTGTGGGTGATCTGTGAGCCGCTGTTGTCTGAGATGCTAGGAAGGAGCAGCTGCTGGTGCTAGAGCTGTTCCTGACCCTCCCACCTGAGAAGGTCAAGACCAGGGTGTGAAAGCAGTACCTGGGGAGTGGAGCTGAAGCTGTAGCTGTTGTGAGGATGTTGTGAAAGACCAATAGGACCGGGAGAGTGGAAAGAAATCAGGTGTTTTCTATGGGAGTGCTTAAGATTCAGAAgtgtggggggcttccctggtggctcagtggtaaagaatccgcctgccaatgcaggagacacgggtttgatccctggtctgggaagatcccacatgctgcagagccacTAAGTCCACGCGCCAcagctgtgctctagagccggagggccacaactgctgagcccctgccctgcaactaccgaagctggcactctagggcctgtgctctgtaataagagaagccaccacattgagaagcctgggcaccacgaCTAGAGGGTATTCTCtgttctccacaactagagaaaagcccacgcagcagccgagacctagcacagccaaaaatgaaatgaatgattaaaaaaaaagattcagaagCACAAATGAATTGACTTTTGGTACCCAACTTGAAGACACCATTTTGCTCTCCAAAGGAGTATCCATTGAGGCTTTCAACACACAAGATGCTTGTCTGTCTCAGGGAACTATTTGTTTCTCTTCAATGGAGTTTTGATCTTGTGTTTCTGAGGTGCTCAGTTGTTTATTCTTCCCACTCTATTCCTTTTCTTATGAAAGAAATGTTTCATTCTTCTTGTGTCCCAAAATCAGATACTGCCTTTCCTGTAATATGCTCCATAAGTGGTTACTAACGGTATGATCAGATGATTTGGAAAGGGGGTTCCTGTGGTCACTGTTTTGGGGTTTTGATGGAAGTTCTATACAATGtcttaaatgtttaaattataaaactgatAGCTGCATTTTCTTTGTGAATTGGAATACCATACTGAGAAGGAATCTGCGGGCATTccctgtggcccagtggttaggactctgcacctgcactctggagcccaatTCCATTCCTGGTCCCCGGtggggggaactaagatcctgagtcccacaagctgcacagtgccgccaaacagaggagaaaaaaaagagagaaggaatctGAGTCTTAAATATGAGCCAAGCAAGAAGAGGGGCTCTTATCTGTTACTGATGCAAACATGAGTATCtgtggtgtgtctgtgtatcCGTATGTCTGCCTTTGTATTGAACTATATCTCTTTAATGTCTCTGTGTCTTCAATCCTGCCATACTTCTGAAACGAACATCCTTCTTTACTGAAAATATTGAGGCTCCCTAATTTACAATTTTATTCATATGGAATTTCAGGGGATCTTAATTGGCTAAACAATCTtaacaaagaagaacaaagcaggaagATTGACACTTCCCAATTTCAAACATtattacaaagttacagtaattaaaACGTGGTACTGCCATAAGAATagacacataaatcaatggaatCAAATTGAGAATACAGAAACAATGCCATACATCACCAagcaattgattttcaacaatgGTGCCAAAAACTATTATATGTAGGGAAAATAAACTTTCCGACAAATAGTGCTGGGACAGCTGGATATCTACATggagaagaatgaagctggaccctGTCtcataacatatacaaaaattaattcaaaatcaaagacctaaatgtaaagctaaaactataaaacttttagaaggaaAGGTAGATGTAAGCTTCATAGTCATGGACTAGGCAATAGTTTCTTAGCTATAACACCAAAAtcataagcaacaaaagaaaaaaattgataaactggatttcatcaaaattaaaaacctgtGCATCAAAGGATGCTGTCAGTTAAATGAAAGACCACCCACTGAATGGAGAGAATATTTGGAATCATACTTGTGATGAGGATCACACAAGAAGAACTCAACAACAAAattacaaacaacccaatttttttaaaatgggcaaagggttTAAATAAACGTTCCTCCAAAGCAGctgtacaaatggccaataagcacatgaaaagatactcaacatcattagtcattaggaaaatgcaaatcaaaaccacaatgaaatatcatttcacccactaggatggctagaatttaaaaatcaaacagggaaaaaaaataatacgaaatgttagcaaggatgtggatAAACTGGAACCCATTTATACATTGCTactaggaatgtaaaatagtaactggtacagctgctgtggaaaagaGTTAGACAGTCCCTTAACAGGTTAAACAACGTTACCATGTGCCCCAGCACCTTCACTCCCAGGTATTTACCAAAGAGACCTGAAAGTATGTGTCACACAGAAACTCGCACATGAATGTTCATGGCACCATTTTTCATAATAgctccaaagtggaaacaacccaaatgtccaccgcctaaaaaatgaatacataaaatgtggtatagccatacaatgaaataacactcagtcataaaaggaatgaagtgcatGATGCTAAGGGAAAGATGCCAGGCACGAAAGATCACATACTGTATGGTTCCATTTGTAGGTAAAGCCCACCCTAAGGAAATCTGGAGAGACAGAACGTAGATTAGTGATTGCTTATGTCTGACGGGTATGGGGATTTGGGGGTAGAAGCTAAGTATTTTCGAGTTTCTTTTTGAGTTGATGAAATGTTCTTAAACTGTTGGTATTATGGATACACAGCTCTGTGACTATACTAAAAgtcattgaattgtatacttcaAATGGGTGGATTATATGGTATGTAACCTACATCTCAATAATGCTATTTAAAAAGGGACACCATCAAGGAGAAATTCAGAATGATGCCAGTTGCTTTTTTCTTGGCTGGGCTCTGGCTCTAACTAAATACCAGATTCTTTATGAAACACTGTGtagcagaaagaaaacattattattttgataGCTGTTGCCAGAGTGTCTTTGGGGAACCAGATGTCTTTCCTTCAGAATAAACCTTCCTAATTTACTGGAGGATCCTTTGAGATTCCATTTCCAAACCTGGAAACCGCTCTTTGTTGAGAATTTGAGGGCAAGGAAGAACTGAGAAAGGAGGTGTTTCTGCAAAAAGGTGGAAGGCTAGAAAGCTTTTGGACCgaaatgactgagagactcaATAGAAAAGCAGCCTGGTACTCGGCATTAGATTACCTACTGAATCATACTGTGATATAAATGTCCCTTACTATTAGCCCTGAATCAGCAGTAATGATTTCTGTGTTATATTGAGGACTATGAATTTAAAAAAGTAGTCATAGTAATCTTCCAAAAGAGTGTAGCCAAGTGTTTGAATACATCAAATCTACATATCAAAGGACCCTGGGTTATATATGCGTGAAAAGCCAGGGTTTCTGAATAAGACCTATAATGCGGGACTGGGCACATTTTTGGTTACAGGACTTCGAAGGTGGGGGAGCAGAGGACGTGAACAGCTGGAAAGAGGAGGAGACCCATTGAGACAGGAAAGAGGACTGTCCTCAGCAACAGGAATGCCAGCTCGTTGGTCAGGATTTATTGAGCAGGACAGGGAAAGGTGCTGTTTTATGGAGGCTTCTGCTGGCCAGCTCTGGAAACAAGCCTGTGAGAGCTGTGATGCTGGCACCGGGGAATTCTGGTGAGAAGGCACGACAGGCCTCTCCAAGGAAAAGCTTCCGACACCAGgtctcaccccccaccccaccatggcTCTTGGATTCGCAGCCACAGCCTTTAATTTGCCATGGAGATACACCCCCACTCACTGGATGTCTGGACCAAGAGCTGATCACAGGGTTTCCTTCACAGGGGAGCCAGGTGTCTTCATAACTCTGCAAAGCTGAGACTTTTTCTAAGTGGGAAGAGACCTAAACGGAAGGGCAGGAGGTAAAATGGGCTGAGTACTCTGGccctgattcattggaaggaaccATCCAGCTGTTGGGTGGTCAGAACACATTTGCTGAGAACCTGCTTTTCTACTTTATAGCTTATGGGGGCGTTGTGCTCCCCAGAGGGTGAGGGACCCACCCTGGGGGACCTTCAGGATCCATACATCAGGGGCGGGCAGAAAGAGGGACCTCAGAGCCCCTCTCGCCTGCTTCTCCGGGCCGTTCTCTTATTTCCACTACTGGGAAGTTATCCGTGGGTGCCTTGCGTCTTTTGGCACTCTCTGAAGTTGGGGAGTAATTAGAAGAGGGGGATTTGTGCCTCCAGatcctccaccatctccccaggCCCAGGAGGACAAGCTCCAAAAGCGTGAACAAGAGACAGAGCCCCGTGACCCCAAACATGGTCTTCAAGAAGATGCTCTTCTCAGAGGGGCGAGAGAGGTAACAGTTCGTACTACCAAGGCAGGGCTCTAGACGACACACAAAGGGGCTGGGCATCCTGAACCCGTATAGGTGGTACTGCCCCCCCAAGGATGCCCCCTCAAGGGCCAGTCGCACGCCGAGCTGTGCCACGTAGGCCCAGAGCAGCCTGGAGCTGCCAGCCCCCGAAGCCTCTCCGCCCTTCTCCCCTTGGCTCAGCGTCTCTTCTTCCGTCTTCACCTTTTCCGATGCCTCCCAGTGCCAGATGACGTGATACAGAATGAAACCCATGTAGAGGGCGCTGGGCACAGCCACCAGCGTGACCTGGAAGGCCCAGAAGCGCaggggggagagggggtggaaGGCATCGTAGCACACGGCCTTGCAGCCCGCCTGCTGGGTGTGACATACGAACTCGCTCTGCTCCTCGCCGCCGCCGAAGACCCCCGTCCCGCCGGCGGCCAGCAGCACCAAGCGCAGCCCCAGGAGCGCGGGAAGCAGGAGGCGGCCCACGGGGGTGGGGTGCCGGCTCTCCTCCGCGGCCACCCGCCTCAGGAAGCTGCCGCACATCCTGTTAGGAAGCAGAGGACAGCGGTGAGCATCGTGCGCTGCGCGCCGGGCCCCAGGAGAAGCGCCTGGCCCGCTCTTCACTCCCGATCCAAGGATGGGTAGGGCAGGCTTGCTTGCTCCTCCCGGAGAACCTGGTTGATCAGATACCACGACCTGACTGCACCTCTTTGTAATTATGGAGTCATCTCTCTAAAATACTAATTGTGAGTGAGTGTGGCTGTGGCTTTCTTTTCTTGCCCCTTCCAGTGCTGCTGGGAATTCCGGTGAGAAGGCATGACAGGACTCTCCAAGGAAAAGCTTCGGAGGCCAgtaccccccccgcccccccaccacccaccacgGCTCTTGGATTTGCAACCACAGCCTTTAATTTGCCGTGGAGATAAGCCCCCACTCACTGGATGTCTGGACCAAGAGCTGATCACAGGGTTTCATTCACAGGGGAGCCAGGTATCCATAACTCTGCAGAAGCTGAGACTTTCTaagtgggaaaagacctaaatGGAAGGGCTGGAGGGGAGAGAGCAGAGACAGGCTCTGCTCTCGACCTGCAGAGAAAGCAGagcctctttgtctctctctttccctcccttcctctctcgcTTCCCAAAGGCTGAATAGTCAGAGTCCTCTGAAAACTGCTGCCTCCCCAGGCCCCGGTCCTCACAGGCTGCCCGTCTGGCCTCTGCTCCCCTCACAGTGGGGAGACCGAGAAGAGGTTAGGTCAGGGGGGTCAGTGGGGGTCCAGTGAACAGAGCGAGTGTTGAGGCTTGTCTGGTCTGATGTTCCAAGCAGCTTAGGAAAGAACACTTGGAAGAAGACCCAGCAGAATCTACTAGTTAAATGTCATGGGGTTTGGGCCAAAGCCAGAGTTGACTGGACAAAATTCGAAAACTCGACCCCGCTTTGTCATTGCTCTTTGGGCTTGTATCTCCCTCGTGGTGAGACGTGACTGGAACCGAGGACAGGCTGCAGAACTTCTTCAGTTCTCGGGATGGAATGCATCACACCGTGAGGCCAATTTGCCACCTTTCATCTCCTCTCAGCAGCCCTCAACATCCAACTGTTCTTCTAACTCTCCTCCATCAGCCCGAACGCTCACACACCTGGTTCCCCTGactcacagaagagaaaatagacaCTATAATGTGAAACCCTGCAGCTACTTCTTTTATCTTCACAGTCACATCCTGATGTAGCATCTTCGAGAAACAAGTGTCTTTCCACTTGTCCAAGGCAACCCTCCCTTTCAAATCTATGTCCCTGGGGCACTCCTTCCAGCTTCTTTGAGGATTTGACCCCCAAATTACCTTTCCTGTAATTCTGACCATCCTTGTTTCCTCTCTGACTTTGAACTGGCTTCAGTTTCTTCCAGTTAAGTCTAATATTAGTAACCTGAATTTCTAAGTTAATATGGCAGCAAGTGCAACATGCCTAATTGCTCTCTTATCAGCTATTATAATACCCAGGGAGATGCACAAAACAATCTTAAATGATTATTAGTGTTATAAACTATAGATAAGAACGGGCCGTATGCCAGAACTTAGGGAGAATGGCCACTTCTGTGCAATCAAAAGAGATTTTGAGATGCCTCCAAGAGACAGTTCTGAGGGCTTCAATTGACCAAAGAATTATGTCACCATCCACCAACTGTGCGAAGCCATATTTTGAGCCACTCAGAATACGAGTTTGAACCTCTGCCTGCCCCCTcagtccctctcttccttccttgtcACAGACTGTGAAAACTCCAAGCGTATCAGGCTGCTGAAAATTCTTTTCGGTAAAATtgggttaaaattttaaaagaaatttattccAGTCTCTAGAAAGATGCAAAACTGGTCCCATGACTAAAGATGGCAGATTGAAGATAAAAGGTTATCCCCTCTCATCCCTAACACTCCTCGAAAATGAGAGTAAATGGATCTTTATGAGTGCACCCACTACAAAGAGAGTAGAAGAGCATCAGATTGATCCCTGAAGGCAATAGAAAAGGTTCTGGAGAAAACTCAGTCAGCATGCTAGAAAGCACACTGGATAATTCTTTCAGAATTCAAAGGaagaagatgaataaaaataataaaaggtaaaTAGATATGGATaaaaagtaacagttagaactggacatggaacaacagactggttccaaataggaaaaggagtacgtcaaggctgtatattgtcaccctgcttatttaacttctatgcagagtacatcatgagaaacgctgggctggaggaagcacaagctagaatcaagattgccgggagaaatatcaataacctcagatatgcagatgacaccacccttatggcagaaagtgaagaggaactaaaaagcctcttgatgaaagtgaaagaggagagtgaaaaagttggcttaaagctcaacattcagaaaacgaagatcatggcatccggtgccatcacttcatggcagatagatggggaaacagtggaaatagtggctgactttatttttttgggctccaaaatcactgcagatggtgactgcagccatgaaattaaaagatgcttactccttggaaggaaagttatgatcaacctagatagcatattaaaaagcagagacattactttgccaacaaaggtctgtctagtcaaggctatggtttttccagtggtcgtgtatggatgtgaaagttggactgtaaaaaaagctgagcgccgaagaattgatgcttttgaactgtggtgttggagaagactgttgagagtcccttggactgcaaggagatccaaccagtccatcctaaaggagatcagtcctgggtgttcattggaaggactgatgttgaagctgaaactccaatactttggccacttgatgcgaagagctgactcattggaaaagaccctgattctgggaaagactgagggcaggaggagaaggggacgacagaggatgagatggttggatggcatcatcgactcaatggacatgggtttgggtggactccgggaattggtgatggacagggaggtctggtatgctgcagttcatggggttgcaaagagttggacatgactgagcaactgaactgaaaatctgtTTATA
Encoded proteins:
- the GJC3 gene encoding gap junction gamma-3 protein, whose product is MCGSFLRRVAAEESRHPTPVGRLLLPALLGLRLVLLAAGGTGVFGGGEEQSEFVCHTQQAGCKAVCYDAFHPLSPLRFWAFQVTLVAVPSALYMGFILYHVIWHWEASEKVKTEEETLSQGEKGGEASGAGSSRLLWAYVAQLGVRLALEGASLGGQYHLYGFRMPSPFVCRLEPCLGSTNCYLSRPSEKSIFLKTMFGVTGLCLLFTLLELVLLGLGRWWRIWRHKSPSSNYSPTSESAKRRKAPTDNFPVVEIRERPGEAGERGSEVPLSARP